A region from the Musa acuminata AAA Group cultivar baxijiao chromosome BXJ1-10, Cavendish_Baxijiao_AAA, whole genome shotgun sequence genome encodes:
- the LOC104000534 gene encoding exocyst complex component EXO70C1-like, with the protein MECNQPHVPKKSSSFSSSRDEKHREINRNLSLGSIKLEQSYEKKERHDQETIEEEREEEKATKEQEEEEKEASNAEEPEATLLTISEDIDRFLRLLLAVEDGQDGSHEPPEIPESTVEKFVILVEEEIAKYETGEEKWPSCDDELSLLDAIDRVSKLTSAVAKFSSELKYNEAMNHSGSVLHHAMCFLEDEFHSLLQDSRTKQEAASSSSRPKQLPSLIYRFHEPERSVSPSSESSPCESSQAYIPENTERLHRIADAMISAGYVTECCQVFSIARRNAFEAGLPSLGFEKVGIEDVIKMAWENLESEIATWVKAFRHTITASFTAERELCEAVFASHRAISDRLFLGFANGAIVQLLTFAEAVTMTKRSAEKLFKVLDVYEAMRDVLPTVEALLPDDGEQDEPSVFADPKTEISSLRYRLGEAAVAIFCDLESSIKADNSKTPVPGGAVHPLTRYVMNYLKYACEYKSTLEQVFKEHKHAEKPSSFDEDRENSQTGGGGDGDRNSNSSGNDNYNPFAAQLIEVMDLLHSNLESKSKLYKDLALSNIFLMNNGRYIAKKVKGSPEIHQLLGETWYRKRSSDLRQYHKNYQRETWSKLLACLRDDGLQVKGSVAKPVLKERFKSFNAMFDEIHKAQSSWVVSDEQLQSELRVSVSAVVVPAYRSFLGRFSQYLDPGRQTEKYIKFGPEDLENLIDELFDGTPSSSIASRRRT; encoded by the coding sequence ATGGAGTGCAACCAGCCCCATGTTCCCAAGAAATCCAGCAGCTTCTCCTCCAGCCGCGACGAGAAGCACCGCGAGATCAACCGCAACCTCTCCTTAGGCTCCATCAAGCTCGAACAGAGCTATGAGAAGAAGGAGAGACACGACCAGGAGACAATAGAGGAGGAgcgggaggaggagaaggccacaaaggagcaggaggaggaggagaaagaagcaAGCAATGCCGAGGAGCCTGAAGCTACTTTGCTCACCATCTCCGaggacatagatagattcctCCGATTGCTCCTCGCCGTCGAAGATGGCCAAGATGGGAGCCACGAGCCGCCGGAGATCCCCGAATCCACCGTCGAGAAGTTTGTCATTTTGGTGGAGGAGGAGATCGCCAAATACGAGACCGGCGAGGAGAAATGGCCCTCGTGCGACGACGAACTCTCGCTCCTCGATGCCATCGACAGGGTCTCGAAACTGACATCGGCGGTGGCGAAATTCTCGTCGGAGCTCAAGTACAACGAGGCGATGAACCATTCCGGCAGCGTCCTCCACCACGCCATGTGCTTCCTCGAAGACGAATTCCACTCGTTACTTCAGGACTCCAGAACAAAGCAGGAAGCAGCCAGCAGCAGTTCGAGGCCCAAGCAGCTGCCGTCACTAATCTACCGCTTTCACGAGCCGGAACGCAGCGTGTCACCCTCGTCGGAATCCAGTCCCTGCGAGTCTTCCCAGGCATACATACCGGAGAACACCGAGAGGCTGCACAGGATCGCCGACGCCATGATCTCTGCCGGGTACGTTACAGAGTGCTGCCAGGTGTTCTCCATCGCTCGACGCAATGCATTCGAGGCAGGACTGCCGAGCCTGGGGTTCGAGAAGGTTGGCATCGAAGACGTGATCAAGATGGCGTGGGAGAACTTGGAATCTGAGATCGCTACGTGGGTAAAGGCCTTTCGCCACACCATCACGGCCTCCTTCACCGCCGAGCGCGAGCTGTGCGAGGCTGTGTTCGCCAGCCACCGCGCCATCTCCGACCGCCTCTTTCTCGGCTTCGCCAACGGCGCCATCGTCCAGCTCCTCACCTTCGCGGAGgctgtcacgatgaccaaacgctCCGCCGAGAAGCTGTTCAAGGTGCTCGACGTCTACGAGGCCATGCGCGACGTGCTGCCGACGGTCGAAGCCCTGCTCCCCGACGATGGCGAGCAGGACGAACCCTCCGTCTTTGCGGATCCCAAGACGGAGATATCGTCATTGCGGTATCGCCTTGGAGAGGCAGCCGTCGCAATCTTCTGCGATCTGGAGAGCTCGATCAAGGCCGACAACAGCAAGACCCCTGTACCGGGCGGCGCAGTCCACCCTCTCACCCGCTACGTCATGAACTACCTCAAGTACGCCTGCGAGTACAAGAGCACATTGGAGCAGGTCTTCAAGGAGCACAAGCATGCCGAGAAGCCATCATCCTTCGACGAGGACCGCGAAAATTCTCAGACAGGCGGTGGGGGAGACGGCGACCGCAACAGCAACAGTAGCGGCAATGACAATTACAATCCGTTCGCAGCTCAACTAATCGAGGTAATGGACTTGCTGCACTCCAATCTGGAGTCGAAATCGAAGCTCTACAAGGATCTGGCCTTGAGCAACATTTTCTTGATGAACAACGGGAGGTACATCGCGAAGAAGGTGAAGGGGTCGCCGGAGATCCATCAGCTGCTGGGGGAGACGTGGTACCGGAAGCGGTCGTCGGACCTGAGGCAGTACCACAAGAACTACCAGCGGGAGACGTGGTCGAAGCTGCTGGCCTGCCTGAGGGACGACGGGCTCCAGGTGAAGGGGAGCGTCGCCAAGCCGGTGCTCAAGGAGCGGTTCAAGAGCTTCAACGCCATGTTCGATGAGATCCACAAGGCGCAGAGCTCGTGGGTGGTGAGCGACGAGCAGCTGCAGTCGGAGCTGAGGGTGTCAGTGTCGGCGGTGGTGGTGCCGGCCTACCGGTCCTTCCTGGGGAGGTTCTCGCAGTACCTCGACCCCGGGAGGCAGACGGAGAAGTACATCAAGTTCGGGCCGGAGGACCTCGAGAATCTGATCGATGAGCTCTTCGATGGCACTCCTTCGTCGTCCATCGCGAGCCGGAGGAGGACATGA
- the LOC135595479 gene encoding protein BYPASS1-LIKE-like, producing MGPAQRKGETLSNGDKRGPLGFRASGIGDLRHRSNSLLPLLQSPHLSFNFDRTRDSADAPGLRFGGFGGVTMPAADFQGLSAPFASTGRSFLSLRRDHAAHPMDAHHRHHIDAGEQREFDAFQRQVADLFNDLAGGGDEILSISWIRRLLDTFLMCQEEFRVILFGHRRPPTLIDRLVSDFFERAVKALDVCNAVRDGVDQVRQWRKHLEIVLVTLGPGHRELSEGQLRRAKKALGDLAILMLDEKDTGSVMSHRNRSFGRNSGSSSSSSGRRSHFRSLSWSVSRSWSAARQLQAIGSNIAAPRGHEVVETAGLAVPVYTMNSLLLFVMWALVAAIPCQDRGLQIHFSVPRSYLWSGPIMSLHERIVEESKKKDRKNSIGLLKEIHQIENCVHHLTDLMDAAQFPMADDKAMEVRQGLQELAQVYEAMKEGLDPLERQVREVFLRIVRSRTEGLNCLNGAE from the coding sequence ATGGGCCCCGCCCAAAGGAAGGGCGAGACGCTTTCCAATGGCGATAAAAGAGGACCACTAGGGTTTCGGGCGTCCGGCATCGGCGACCTCCGCCATCGATCGAATTCCCTGCTTCCCCTCCTCCAATCTCCCCACCTCTCTTTCAATTTCGACCGCACTCGGGATTCCGCTGATGCCCCTGGTCTTCGTTTTGGGGGATTCGGCGGTGTGACAATGCCCGCTGCGGACTTCCAGGGCTTGTCGGCCCCTTTCGCGTCCACCGGCCGCTCGTTCCTGAGCCTCCGGCGCGACCACGCGGCCCACCCGATGGACGCACACCACCGGCACCACATCGACGCTGGCGAGCAGCGGGAGTTCGACGCCTTCCAGCGCCAGGTTGCCGACCTCTTCAACGACCTCGCCGGCGGCGGCGATGAGATTCTCTCCATCTCCTGGATCCGTCGGCTCCTCGACACCTTCCTGATGTGCCAGGAGGAGTTCCGGGTGATCCTTTTCGGCCACCGCCGCCCCCCGACCCTGATCGACCGCCTCGTGTCCGACTTCTTTGAGCGCGCCGTGAAGGCGCTCGACGTCTGCAACGCCGTGCGCGATGGCGTCGATCAGGTGCGGCAGTGGCGGAAGCACCTCGAGATCGTGCTCGTGACCCTCGGTCCCGGTCACCGGGAACTCAGCGAGGGCCAGCTCCGCCGGGCCAAGAAGGCGCTCGGCGACCTCGCCATCCTTATGCTCGACGAGAAGGACACAGGCTCCGTCATGTCCCACCGCAACCGTTCCTTTGGCCGGAATAGCGGATCCTCCTCATCAAGCAGCGGACGTCGTTCGCACTTCCGTTCCCTCTCCTGGAGCGTCTCCCGATCCTGGTCCGCAGCGCGGCAGCTTCAGGCCATCGGGAGCAACATAGCCGCACCTCGTGGCCACGAGGTCGTGGAGACGGCGGGGCTCGCGGTGCCTGTGTACACGATGAACTCGTTGCTCCTCTTCGTGATGTGGGCCCTCGTGGCGGCGATCCCCTGCCAAGACCGCGGTCTCCAGATCCACTTCTCCGTCCCTCGGAGCTACCTCTGGTCGGGTCCGATCATGTCCCTCCACGAGAGGATCGTGGAGGAGTCCAAGAAGAAGGACAGAAAGAACTCGATTGGACTGTTGAAGGAAATCCACCAGATCGAGAATTGCGTGCACCACCTGACGGACCTGATGGATGCCGCCCAGTTTCCCATGGCAGACGACAAGGCGATGGAGGTGAGGCAGGGTCTGCAGGAGCTGGCCCAAGTCTACGAAGCTATGAAGGAAGGTCTTGATCCATTGGAGCGTCAGGTCAGGGAAGTTTTCCTTCGGATTGTACGAAGCCGCACCGAGGGGTTGAATTGCTTGAATGGTGCTGAATGA